The following proteins are co-located in the Myroides profundi genome:
- a CDS encoding phospholipase A, with protein sequence MKYRYLLTALLLTSSLFAQELDDKLFDSNRGIKSLKDRWDLNPDSKGKTFAITPYKPIYLLPARWSSRPNEMPTSLHDANSATEPIDYNRTEIRFQISFKTKVATGLLWGKGDIWLAFTQTANWQAYNESESRPFRELNYEPEVIFNYPLDYSINDFKFTMAGIGFNHQSNGKSLPYSRSWNRITMHLGMEYHNWTFLVRPWFRLQEEAKADDNPRIEDYVGRGETIIGYQTKKGQLFTLLLRNNLRFNKSHRGYAEFTWTYPIKNNLKAFLVVNHGYGESMIDYNWKQTNIGVGISLMEWL encoded by the coding sequence ATGAAATATAGATACTTATTAACTGCATTGCTATTAACTAGTTCTTTGTTTGCACAAGAGTTAGATGATAAGCTATTTGATAGTAATCGTGGCATTAAAAGTTTAAAAGATAGATGGGATCTTAATCCAGATAGCAAAGGAAAAACCTTTGCTATCACTCCATATAAACCAATATACTTACTTCCTGCACGCTGGTCTAGTAGACCTAATGAGATGCCTACTAGTCTACATGATGCTAACAGTGCTACTGAACCTATTGATTATAATAGAACTGAAATTAGATTTCAGATTAGTTTTAAAACAAAGGTTGCAACAGGATTGCTATGGGGAAAAGGAGATATTTGGTTAGCCTTTACGCAAACTGCTAATTGGCAAGCGTATAATGAATCAGAATCTAGACCATTTAGAGAATTAAATTATGAGCCAGAAGTGATCTTTAATTATCCTTTAGATTATTCTATTAATGATTTTAAATTTACGATGGCAGGAATTGGCTTCAACCATCAATCTAATGGAAAGAGTTTGCCATATTCTAGAAGTTGGAATAGAATAACGATGCATTTAGGAATGGAATATCACAATTGGACTTTCTTAGTTAGACCATGGTTTAGACTTCAAGAAGAAGCTAAGGCAGACGATAACCCAAGGATAGAAGATTATGTTGGTAGAGGGGAGACAATTATAGGATATCAAACTAAAAAGGGGCAGTTATTTACTTTATTACTTAGAAATAATTTAAGATTTAATAAAAGTCATAGAGGATATGCAGAGTTTACTTGGACATATCCTATAAAGAATAACTTAAAAGCTTTCCTTGTTGTAAATCATGGATATGGTGAAAGTATGATTGATTATAATTGGAAACAAACAAATATAGGAGTAGGGATATCATTAATGGAGTGGTTATAA
- a CDS encoding helix-turn-helix domain-containing protein — translation MKKIPRYNSCDLLDQNNVLKDCVIFDLHRIIQMRNNVVSVAHQHSFYQILLIINGTGIHHIDNRIYSVTKGDIFFLAPGQVHRWDFNETTQGFIINFTADFFSSFLLNKDFIQLLPFFEYNSEYTKLNIFKQYSTIVNIFDKITFEFQIKETTDLNLIRIYILELLLLIKKQVNEEYNFSYTQLQPTNLIKQFEHLVEKNFYELRFPKEYAKLLYVTPNYLNAICQKIKGQSAGEIIRSRILLESKRLLVNTNLSAGEIAYKLSFKDNSYFSRFFKKYVGVSPDEYRKS, via the coding sequence ATGAAAAAGATACCTCGATATAACAGTTGTGACTTATTGGATCAAAATAATGTTTTAAAGGATTGCGTCATTTTTGATTTGCATAGAATTATTCAAATGCGTAATAATGTTGTTTCAGTTGCACATCAACATTCTTTTTATCAAATATTACTTATAATTAATGGTACAGGGATTCATCATATAGATAATCGTATCTATTCAGTAACTAAAGGAGATATTTTCTTTTTAGCTCCAGGTCAAGTTCATAGATGGGATTTTAATGAAACCACACAAGGTTTTATAATAAACTTTACTGCTGATTTTTTCTCTTCTTTTCTTTTAAATAAAGACTTCATTCAGTTACTCCCTTTTTTTGAGTATAATTCAGAATATACTAAGCTTAATATATTTAAACAGTATTCTACGATAGTTAATATATTTGACAAAATAACTTTTGAATTTCAAATAAAAGAAACTACAGATCTTAATCTGATTCGTATATATATACTAGAATTATTACTTCTTATCAAAAAGCAAGTAAACGAAGAATACAATTTTTCATATACACAGTTACAGCCAACTAATCTTATCAAACAATTTGAACACTTAGTTGAGAAAAACTTCTATGAATTAAGGTTTCCAAAAGAATATGCTAAACTATTATATGTAACGCCAAATTACTTAAATGCTATATGTCAAAAGATTAAGGGACAGTCTGCAGGCGAAATTATAAGAAGTCGTATTTTATTAGAAAGTAAAAGACTACTAGTCAATACTAATCTATCAGCAGGTGAAATAGCTTATAAATTAAGCTTTAAGGACAACTCCTATTTCTCAAGATTTTTTAAAAAATATGTAGGAGTATCACCTGATGAATATAGAAAATCATAA